The following is a genomic window from Cupriavidus taiwanensis.
TCACCCGCAAGGCGGGCCCGGCGCTGGCGGTCGGCTGCACCATGGTGCTCAAACCCGCCTCGCAGACGCCGCTGACGGCGCTGGCGCTGGTGGCGCTGGCCGAGCGCGCCGGCATCCCTGCCGGGGTGCTGTCGGTAGTGACCGGCTCGGCCAGCGCGATCGGCGGCGAGATGAGCAGCAACCCGCTGGTGCGCAAGCTGACCTTCACCGGCTCGACCGAAGTCGGACGCCAGCTGATGGCGCAGACCGCCGCCACCATCAAGAAGGTGTCGATGGAACTGGGCGGCAACGCGCCCTTTATCGTGTTCGACGATGCCGACCTCGACGCCGCCGTCGAAGGCGCGATCGTCTCCAAATACCGCAACGCCGGCCAGACCTGCGTCTGCGCCAACCGCATCTACGTGCAGTCCGGCGTGTACGAGGCGTTCGCGCAGAAGCTGGTGGCGGCGGTGGCGGCGCTTAAGGTGGGCAACGGCATGGACGACGGCGTGCGCATCGGCCCGCTGATCGACGACAAGGCGGTGGCCAAGGTGGAAGAGCATATCGCCGACGCACTCGGCAAGGGCGCCCGCCTGCTGCAGGGCGGCCAGCGCCACGCGCTCGGGCATTCCTTCTTCCAGCCGACCGTGCTGGCGGACGTTGCGCCCGGCATGCTGGTCGCGCGCGAGGAAACCTTCGGCCCGCTGGCGCCGCTGTTCCGCTTCGACACCGAGGACGACGTGGTCGCCATGGCCAACGATACCGAGTTCGGCCTGGCCAGCTACTTCTATGCGCGCGACCTGGGCCGGGTCTGGCGCGTCTCGGAACGGCTGGAGTACGGCATGGTCGGTGTCAACACCGGCCTGATCTCGAACGAGGTCGCGCCGTTCGGCGGCGTCAAGCAATCGGGCGTCGGCCGCGAGGGCTCGCATTACGGCATCGACGATTACCTGGTGATCAAGTACACCTGCATGGCCGGCATCTGATCCAGAGGTCCCTCAGCCCGCCGTGCCGACGGCGGGCCGGGGGCCGGGCTGCGGCGGCGCCAGCCGGCAGCTGTCCCGAAAGCGCGCGATCTGGTCGTGCACCTGCTGCATCTGTTCGATCTGGTAACTGGCCCGCGCCCGGCTGTAGCGGGTGCCGAGTTCATACAGCGCCCCGTCGGCAGCGCGCGACAGCCCTTCGAGCGCCTGCGCCAGCGCGCGTCCCTCCACGCTGCGGTGCCGCCGCAGGCGCCAGGACAGCGCCTCCTGGCCCTGGTCCAGCAGGTTCTGCTGCAGGTAGCCGAGCCGCTCGGCAAGGCCCTGCGCGTCCTGGAGCACCGACAGGTAGGCGCACACGACCGCGAGCCGCCGGTGCATCTCGCCGCCGGACAGCAGCCCGCGCGCGCAATCCCCCCAGTCCTGCGCCTCGGGCGCTGGCTCCTGCCCGCCGCACTCCCCCGCATAGACCGCCAGCGGCAGCACCGACACCGTCAGCCCCGGCGGCAGCACGCTGGTGAAGCGGCTGGCGATGGCCTGCTGCAGCGTGCGGTCGAGCGCGCAGCACGCCTGGATGCCGGCGTCGACATAGAAGTCCAGCGCCGGCTGCCGGCCCTGGCCCGCCGAGACCACCGAGACCACCGCCCGCACCGGCGGGTGTCCCGCCATGGCCAGTGTTTCCAGTCCGGCTTCGATGCAGCACTGCTCGGCGGCCTCGGCGCCGAGGGCCTGGACGATGTCCTGCATCTGCAGCGTACCGGCGATCTCGGTGCGCTCGACCTGGGGCAGCCAACCGCCGCGGCGGTCTGCGGCCATGGTCATCCGCTTCAGCTCGACATGCGTCATCGCATTGCCCGTCATATACCCTCCGATTGCAGAAGTCATGTATCAATCGCACCGCGATGCCATCACGATGGCGGCATGCATGCCTTGCAGCGCGTGCGGCGGCTCGGCCCCGGTCAGCGAGGCCACCAGCAGGCTGTCCTCCAGCCGGAAGCGGTACCTCACCTGCCCGCAGCGCGCCAGCGCCACGACCTGCGGCGCGGTCAGCGCGGCCAGCAGGCGGCCCGCTTCGCGGTCAAGGCCGAGCCGGAACAGCGCCTCGGCCTCGTTCTCGCGCATCAGCCGCTGTACCAGCAGCAGGTAGGACAGGTTCAGCGCCTCGACCTGCCGCAGGCTGTCCGCGTCCGGTTGCCGGTGCAAGTCCGAAGCGCATGCGCCGGCTGGACTGGCGGGTTCCATGTCAGCCCTGCGCCTGTGCCGATGCGCCGCCGGCCACGGGCCAGCGCGGCGCCGGCGCGTTGGCAAGGATCATCGGGCGCGCGGCAATGGCCCGCAGCGCGGGCTTGTCGAGCAGCGTGATGGTGCGGTGCCGTACCGTGATCAGGCCGCATTCCGCCAGCCGCGAGAACTGCCGGCTGACCGTTTCCAGCGTCAGGCCGACATAGCTGCCGATTTCCTCGCGGCTCATGCGCAGGACGAAGGCCGACGAGGAAAAGCCGCGCAACGCGAAGCTGTCGGCCAGCCACAGCAGGAAGGTCACCAGCCGTTCTTCGGCGGTCATCAGCGCCAGCATGGTCTGCACCGCCCGCGCGCGCTGCAGCTGGCCGTCCAGCGCCAGCAGCAACTGCCTGCCGAGCGGCGCAAGCGTGGCCGCGGCCAGGCGCAGCGTGTCCGCGCTGAACAGGCACAGCTTGGTGTCTTCGAGCGCGGTGGCGTACGACGCATAGCGCGGGCGCACCAGGCTGTCCAGCCCGACCATGTCGCCGGGAAAGTGGAAGGCGACCACCTGGGTGCGTCCGTCTTCGGTGGTGACATGGGTTTTGATCGACCCGACCCGGATGGCATAGACCGATGTCACGGGATCGCCCATCAGGTACAGGAACTCGCCCTTGCGCAGGCGGACCATGCGCTGGGACGCTTCGGTGCCGGCCGCGCCGCGTCCGCCCGGCGCGCAGTCCGGGCAGGCGCCGGCCATCTGGCAGCAGGTGCTGCACGGCATGGCTTCGCGCTGCGGCAGGCGATCATCGGACTGTGTCATCGGCGCTGTGGGACGGCTGTGGGACGGCTGCGGGACGGCTGCGGGACCGGAGACCCGGGGAACCTCGTGCGTCCATTCTAGGGAGCCGCCCCGGCCGGACAATCCGTACATTCTGATTCTCGGCAGGGAAGCGTCTGAGCTTGGCTTGCGCCGGAGCGCCGGGGACGTCCGTGCAGCACTTGACGGGCCGCGCGGGTGCCAGCCAGGCACAAGCAGGGGTATCCTTACCGCACGATCAGGACAGGATGCGCCGGCACACGGCACGTCGCCCTACCCATTCCATGACAAGACGCCCCGACGATCCGCAACCCCTGGCCGGAAACGCCGACAGCTCCCTGGCCCATCCCCTCCAGGCCGGCGGCCCGGACCACCCGAACGCCGCGGATACGCCCTACCGGACGCTGGTGGAATCCGTCCAGGACTACGCCATCTTCACGCTCGACGTGGACGGCCATGTCTCGAGCTGGAACAAGGGCGCGGCCCGCATCAAGGGGTACCGGCGCGAGGAGATCCTGGGCAAGCATTTCTCGCAGTTCTATACGCCCGACGCGGTGGCGCGGCGCTGGCCCGACGCCGAGCTGAAGGCGGCCGCCGAACTGGGCCGCTTCGAGGACGAGGGCTGGCGCGTGCGCAAGGACGGCAGCCGCTTCTGGGCCAACGTCGTCATCACCGCCTTGCGCGACCCCGACGGCCGGCTGATCGGCTTCGGCAAGGTCACGCGCGACCTGACCGAGCAGCGCCGCGCCGCCGAGGCGCTGCGCCAGAGCGAAGAATCGCTGCGCCTGCTGGTCGAGGGCGTCAAGGACTACGCGATCTTCATGCTCGATCGGGGCGGCCATATCGTCAGCTGGAATGCGGGCGCGTCGTATATCAAGGGCTACCGCCGCGACGAGATCATCGGCCGCCATTTCTCGCTGTTCTATCCGCAGGAAGACCTCGCCGCGGGCAAGCCGGCGCGGCACCTGGACCTGGCCCGCCGCGCCGGGCGCATCGAGGACGAGGGCTGGCGCGTGCGCAAGGACGGCTCGCTGTTCTGGGCCAATGTCACGCTGACCGCCGTCTACGACGATGCCCGCGCGCTGCGCGGCTTTGCCAAGGTCACGCGCGACATGAGCGAACGCCGCCGCCGCGAGGAACTGGAACGCTCCAGCCAGCGCCTGAACGAATTCCTCGCCACGCTTTCGCACGAGCTGCGCAATCCGCTGGCGCCGGTGCGCAGCGCGCTGACCGCGATGCGGCTGGCACCCGGCGACGGCGCGCTGGCCAACCAGAGCCTGGCCCTGATCGAGCGCCAGGTGACGCACCTGAGCCGGCTGGTGGACGACCTGCTCGATATCGGGCGCATCACCTCCGGCCGGATCGAGCTGCGCACCGCGCCGGTCGATTTCAACGAGATCATTGCGCTGGCGCTGGAGGGCGCGCGCCCGGCGCTCGACGCCAAGGCCCAGCGCGTGGACCTGCAGGGCTGGTCCGGCACCCTGCGCATGGATGCGGACAAGACCCGGCTGGTGCAGGTGATGCAAAACCTGGTGCTCAATGCGTCGAAGTTCTCACCGCCCGGCACGGTGGTGACGATCACCACCGCCGTGCAGCACCGTACCCTCGAAGTGCGCGTCACCGACCAGGGCCGCGGCATCTCGCCGCATGCCATTGAGGAAATCTTCCAGCTGTTCGTGCAGGAAAGCCGGCCCGGCACCGATGTCCATGGCGGGCTGGGCATCGGCCTGTCGCTGTGCCGCTCGCTGGTGGAGCTGCACGGCGGCACCATCGCCGCCAGCAGTGCCGGGCCGGGCCTGGGCAGCACCTTCACGGTACGCCTGCCGCTGCCGGCCGCGCGCCAGTCCGACAGCCCGCACGGCGCCGCCGCGCCGCCGGCCGACCCGGCCAGGCCCGAGGTGCGGGTACAGCGCATCCTGCTGGTCGACGACAACCGCGACGCCGCCGACAGCCTGGCGATGCTGCTCGAGATGTGCGGCCACGAGGTCACCATTGCCTACGACGGCGCCGAAGCCCTGCACGTGGCGCCGCGCTGCCGCCCGCATATCGCGCTGATCGACCTGGCCATGCCCGGCATGGACGGCTATGAAGTGGTGCGCGCCATGCGCGGCGTCGCCGGCACCGAAGCCACCCGCTTCGTCGCGCTGACCGGCTTCGGCCAGCCGGCCGACCGCCAGCATACCGAGGCGGCCGGCTTCGATGCGCACCTGGTCAAGCCGGTGGAGCTGGAAACCCTGTTCGGCACCATCGCGCAGCTGCGCCAGCCAGACTGACCGCCGGGCCCGCCGGGCCCGAACCCGGCCTTCGCCAATCCCGAACCCGCGCGCCGCGCCGCTGCGACACACTGACGCCCGTTCCATCGCAACAGACACAGAAAGGAGACAGCGATGCAGGGTTGGATCAGGCGTGCGGCCACAGGGCTGCTGTTTGCATGCGCGGCGATGGCCGCCGGCACCGCGCTGGCGGACTACCCCGACAAGCCGGTGCGGCTGGTGGTGCCGTTCCCGCCGGGCGGGGCCACCGACCTGCTGGCGCGCGAGATCGGCAACGCGCTGTCGGCGCGGCTGCAGCAGCCGGTGGTGATCGACAACCGTCCCGGCGCCGGCGGCAACCTGGCGGCGATCGCCGTGGCGCGCGCGCCGGCCGACGGCTATACGCTGCTGTTCGGCACCTTCGGCTCGCTGGCGGTGAACAAGAGCCTCTATGACAAGCCCGGCTACGACCCGCTCCGGGACTTCGCGCCGGTGGCATCGGTGGCCTACCTGCCTAACGTGCTGGTGGTGCATCCGAGCGTGCCCGCGCGCACCGTGCCGGAACTGCTGGCGCTGGCGCGCAAGGAGCCCGGCAGGCTGACCTACGGCTCGTTCGGCAACGGCTCGTCGTCGCACCTGGCGGGCGAGCTGTTCACGCACCTGGCCGGTGTGAACATCACGCATATTCCGTACAAGGGCAGCGCCGCGTCGATGACCGACCTGATCGGCGGGCGCATCACCATGATGTTCGACAGCGTCTCGACGGCGCTGCCGTATATCCGCGACAAGCGCGTGCGCGCGCTGGCGGTGACCACGCAGAAGCCGTCCGACCAGCTGCCCGGCGTGCCCACGCTGGCCGCCGCCGGCGTGCCCGGCTACGAACTGACCGCGTGGTTCGGCGTGGCCGCGCCGGCGGGCACGCCCAAGGCCGTGATCGACCGCCTCAACGGCGAAATCGTCGCCGCGCTGAAGCAGCCGGACCTGGCCGGCAAGCTGGCCAGCCAGGGCACAGTGCCGTTCCCGGCAACGCCGGCGCAGTTCGGCAGCTATATCCGCGCGCAGTACGACAAGTGGGACGGGCTGATCAAGTCCGCCAATATCAAGCTGGATAACTGACGGCTGGCCTCAGGCCGCATCCGGCGCGCCGAAGCGCCACGACAGCCGCGCCGCCGCCTGCCGCACCAGCGCGGCGGTGGCGCCTTCGGTGCTGCTGTCGAAGCTGCCGCTGGAGCCCATCACCGCGATCACCAGCGCCAGGCTGCCGGTGTGGTCGAACACCGGTGCGGCCAGCGTGTCGATGCCCGGCACCGGGTGGCTCAGCGCATGGTCGATGCGCGCCGCGCGCACCTGCGCCAGCCGCGCGGCGTAGGACGGCGCCAGCTTGCCGCCGGGCCCGAACACCTTGTCTGCGGCCGCGCCCGCCATGCGCAGCGCATCGTTCTGCAGCAGTCCCGCCAGCACGTTGGCCGGCAGGTGCGCCGCCACGGTGCGGCCGATGGCGGTGTGGACCAGCGACAGCACCGTGCCCACGCGCAGGCTCACATGCTGCGGCCGCGCCGACTCCTCCAGCCGCACCACGGTCGGCCCCAGCGGCCCCAGCACCGCCATGGCCACGCTCAGGCCCGTGCTTCCGGCCAGCTCGATCACTTCCGGTTCGGCCTCGCGCGTCGGCGACAAGCGCTGCAGCGCGATCAGCCCCAGTTCCAGCGCCAGCGGCCCGCACACGTAGTTGCCGGCGGCATCGCGCGCCAGCAGCCCGGTCTTCTGCAGGCTGACCAGGTGCGGGAACGCCTTCGCCGCCGGCATGCCCGCGGCCAGCGCCAGGTCGCGCAGCGGCAGCGGCCGCCCCGCGGCCACCAGCGCGCCGAGCAGCTGGCCGGTGCTGTCGAGCGACTGGATGCCGCGCTGCGGCTTGCCGCCGTCGAGGTCCGGCGGGGTTTCGCTCACGTCTTTCACGTCTTTCACGTCGCTCACTTTGCTCATGCCGGGTCACCGCCCGGTTCGCGCAGCGCCGCGCCGATCTGCGCGCCCGCCGCCAGCAGCGCCCGCGCCGCCGCGCCGTGCCAGTCGACATCGATGGCGCCGGTCGATCCCACCAGCGTCAGCACCAGCCGCAGCGCGCCGGCGCCGTCCAGCACCGGCACGCTGAGGCTGCTGACCGCGGGGCTGGGCGCATCGATGCTGCGCTCGATGCCGCGCGCGCGGATTTCCGCCAGCCTGGCGCTGAACGCGGCCAGGTCCGCCTTGGTGGCGTCCGGCTGCTGCGCGTGCCACAACGGCTGCCACTGCGCCGGCGGCTGGAACGCGCAGAACACGCGGCCGGTGGCGGTGGCGGCCAGCGCCATCACCGTGCCCACGTGCAGGTTGACGTGCAGCGGCGCGCTGGCCGGCACATAGCGCACGATGGTCGGCCCCTGCGGCCCGGCCAGGCAGATCGCCACGCTGCAGCCCAGCGCCTGTGCCAGCGCGTCGGCGCGCGGCAGTGCGGCGCGCCAGGCGGCGTCCTGCTCCAGGTGCAGCAGGCCCAGGCGCAGCGACAGCGGTCCGGGCTCGTAGCGGCCGGACAGGTGGTCGCGCTTGATCAGGCCCAGCCGCGCCAGGCTGACCAGATAGGCATGCGCCTGCGCCGGCGCCAGTTGCGCGGCGTCGGCCAGCGCCGCCAGCGGCATCGGCACGCGCGCCGCGGCCAGCGCCGCGAGCAGGCGCGCGCCCACCTCCACGCTCTGGATGCCGCGCTGCGCCTTGTCGGCACGCGCCGCCGGCGTTGCCGCCCTGGGTCTGGCCATTCGCGTCCTGTGAGATCGGAAAACCCGGATATTAATCGAACGTCTCCCCGATTCGCCCGCATGCGGGTTTACCCCAGCTTCGATGCGACCATCCGGGTCGATCCAATTATTTGTCATAGACGAATCATTTCGCTATTGATTAATTCAACGACCTTTCCTAAGATGGCATTACCCCGTCGCGACACGGCAGACCCGCCGTGCCACAACCGGAAATCCATACGAACGGGGGCGAGACAGCCAGCGCCATGCCGCGTGCATCACCGGGCCTCCCCCGGGCTTGCCGTCCTGCCCTCCCACAAAAGGAAAAGACGCCATGTCCAAGGCATTCGCATCGCAGGCCGACCTGGAAGCCAAGCAGATCACCTTCACCCAGCTGTCCGACAACGCGTGGGCCTATACCGCCGAGGGCGATCCCAACTCCGGCGTCGTCATCGGCGACGACGGCGTGCTGATCGTCGACACCACGGCCACCCCCGCGATGGCGCAGGACCTGATCGCGCGCATCCGCACCATCACCGACAAGCCGATCAAGTACGTGGTGCTGTCGCACTACCACGCCGTGCGCGTGCTCGGCGCATCGGCCTACTTTGCCGAGGGCGCGCAGCAGGTCATCGCCAGCCGCGGCACCTACGAGATGATCGTCGAGCGCGGCGAGGCCGACATGAAGTCCGAGATCGAACGCTTCCCGCGCCTGTTCGCCGGCGTGGAGACGGTGCCCGGCCTGACCTGGCCGACGCTGGTGTTCGAAAAAGAGATCACCCTGTTCCTGGGCAAGCTGGAAGTGCGCATCGCCCACCTGGGCTCGGGCCACACCAAGGGCGACACGGTGGTCTGGCTGCCGCAGCAGAAGGTGCTGTTCTCGGGCGACCTGGTCGAGTACGACGCCGCCTGCTACTGCGGCGACGCGCAACTGGCCGAATGGCCCGCCACGCTGGATGCGCTGCAGGCGCTGAACCCCGAGAAGCTGGTGCCCGGCCGCGGCCCCGCGCTGACCACGCCCGAAGACGTGAAGAAGGGCATTGCCTACACCAAGGACTTCGTCACCACGCTGTTCAAGTCCGGCCAGGAAGCGGTGGCGGAAAAGCTCGACCTGAAGGCGGCGATGGCGCATACGCGCCGCGCCATGGACCCCAAGTTCGGCCACGTCTTTATCTACGAGCACTGCCTGCCCTTCGATGTGTCGCGCGCCTATGACGAGGCCAGCGGCATGCGCCATCCGCGCATCTGGACCGCGCAGCGCGACCAGGAAATGTGGGCCGCGCTGCAGGACTGACGCCGGCACACCAGCAAGCCATCGCACAACAGAGCTTTACAGGTGGAGGAGACACAAGCATGAGCAGCATCGACTACCAGCGGCTGTCGTTCGCATACCAGCCCTGCGCGGAACAGCAGCGCGCCGGGCAATCCGCTGAGGCCGCGCCCGCGGCGGTGCATCCGGTGGTGGTGGTCGGGGCCGGCCCGGTCGGGCTGGCCACCGCCATCGACCTGGCGCAACGCGGCGTGCGCGTGGTGCTGGTGGACGACGACTGCACCCTGTCCACGGGTTCGCGCGCGATCTGTTTTTCCAAGCGCACACTGGATATCTTCGATCGCCTGGGCTGCGGCGAGCGCATGGTCGACAAGGGCGTGCGCTGGCATGTCGGCCGGGTGTTCCTGCGCGACGAGCAGGTCTACAGCTTCGACCTGCTGCCCGACAGCGGCCACCGCCGCCCGGCCTTCATCAACCTGCAGCAGTACTACCTGGAAGGCTACCTGCTGGAGCGCGCGCAGGCGCTGTCGAATATCGAGATCCGCTGGCACAACAAGGTGGTCGGCGTGGAAACGCGCGGCAGCGACGCCGGCGTGGTGCTGACGGTCGAGACCCCCGACGGCTGCTACCCGCTGGCCGCGCGCTACGTGGTCGCCGCCGACGGCTCGCGCAGCCCGATGCGCAAGCTGCTGGGCCTGGACAGCAAGGGCCGGACCTTCCGCGACCGCTTCCTGATTGCCGACGTGAAAATGGAGGCGGATTTCCCCGCCGAACGCTGGTTCTGGTTCGACCCGCCGTTCCACCCCCACCAGTCGGTGCTGCTGCACCGTCAACCTGACAACGTCTGGCGCATCGACTTCCAGCTCGGCTGGGACGCCGACCCGGTGCTGGAGAAATCGCCCGAGCGCGTGATCCCGCGGGTGCAGGCGCTGCTGGGCAAGGACGTAAAGTTCGAGCTGGAGTGGGTCAGCGTCTACACCTTCTCGTGCCAGCGCATGGACAGCTTCCGCCACGGCAATATCCTGTTCGCCGGCGATGCCGCGCACGGGGTCTCGCCGTTCGGCGCGCGCGGCGCCAACAGCGGTGTCCAGGACGCCGAGAACCTGGCGTGGAAACTGGCCTACGTGCTGCAGGGCCGTGCCTGCGACCGGCTGCTCGACACCTACGCCAGCGAGCGCGAATTCGCCGCCGACGAGAACATCCGCAACTCCACTCGCTCGACCGACTTCATCACGCCCAAGAGCGCGGCCAGCCGCGTGTTCCGCGACGCGGTGCTGGCACTGTCCCGGCGCCATGCGTTCGCGCGCGCGCTGGTGAACAGCGGCCGGCTGTCGGTGCCGGCGGTGCTGCATGGCTCGCCGCTGAACACCGATGACGCCGCGCCGGATGCCGCCGGCAACCTGGTGCCCGGCGCGGTCTGCTGCGATGCGCCGGTGTCCGGTGCGGAGGGCGCGGGCTGGCTGCTGTCGTACCTCGGCGGCGATTTCACCTTGCTGGTGTTCGGCAATCCGGAGACCACCGATGCCGCCACGCTGGCCGAGCTGGCCGCACTGAAGCAGGCCGGCGCACCGCTGCAGCTGGTCTATGTCACCGACGCCGCGCAGCCGCCCATGACCTGCACCCACGCCACCGTGCTGCGCGACGACGAAGGCCTGGCGGCGGCGCGCTACGGCGCCGCGCCGGGCACCTGCTACCTGGTCCGCCCCGACCAGCATGTCTGCGCGCGCTGGCACCGTCCCGACCCCGCCGCGATCCGCGCCGCGCTGGCACGCGCCACCGGCGCCGACCTGCGCGCGCCGCAGCCCGGCCGCATGGCCGCCTGATCGACACGGCGCCAGCCCTGCCCCACGGAGATAGCCATGCCCAATCTGCTCAACACCCAGCCCAACCTGGCGCGGCCCGACGACTTCTACGAAGCGCTGATCGAGATGCATCGCGACCTCGACGAAGCCCAGAGCCAGGCCGCCAACGCGCAGCTGATCCTGCTGCTGGCCAACCATATCGGCGACCACGACGTGCTGCTGGCGGCGATGGCCGCAGCGCGCGCGGGCGTCGTCGCCAGCACGGAGACGACGCCGGCCTGACCGGATCGCGCGGCGCGGGCGCGGCCGGGTCCGCGCCACGCGCCTCTCTTCAAGACATCGCGGGCCAACGCGCACCAGACGCGGCCCGCTGGCGGCATCCGCCCGGCTGCCTGCCGCCGCAGCCACCACCGCACGGAGACAACATCGATGAGCCATCCGGTCTCAGGGGAGCTTTCGTCCCTATCCAGCCTGGCGCGCCCCGCCCCGGCCCCCGCAGCCCCCGCGGCTCCGGCAACACTGGCCACGCGCGACGAGGACGCGCTCTACCGCAAGGTCTGGCTGCGCATCATCCCTTTCCTGTTCGTCTGCTACGTGGTGTCGTTCCTGGACCGCATCAACATCGGCTTCGCCCAGCTGCAGATGAAGCACGACCTGGGCTTCAGCGACGCCATGTACGGCCTCGGCGCCGCCGTGTTCTACGTCGGCTACGTGCTGTGCGAGGTGCCGAGCAACATGCTGCTGGCGCGCTTCGGCGCGCGCCGCACCTTCACCCGCATCATGGTGCTGTGGGGCGTGGCGTCGGTGGCGATGATGGCGGTCTCGACGCCCGCGCAGTTCTACACGCTGCGCTTCCTGCTGGGCGTGTTCGAGGCCGGCTTCTTTCCCGGCATCGTGCTGTACCTGACCTACTGGTTCCCCGCGCGCCGGCGTGCCGCGGTGATGGCAATCTTCTTTGCCGGCGTAGCGGTGGCGGGCGTGCTGGGCGGGCTGGTGTCGGGCTGGATCATGCGCGACATGGCCGGCGTGCTGGGCCTGCAGGGCTGGAAGTGGATGTTCGCGATCGAAGGCGCGCCGGCGGTGCTGCTGGGGCTGGCCGCCGGGCGCCTGCTGGTCGACGGGCCGCAGCAGGCCGGCTGGCTGAGCGAGCGCGAACGCGCCCACCTGCTGCGCGACACCGCCGCGCACACGCAGGCCGGCGGCCATTCGCTGCACGCGCTGCGCCAGGTGTTGCGCAACCCGCGCGTGTACCTGTTCGCCTTTATCTATTTTTCGCTGACCTGCGGCTCGCTCGCGCTCAGCTTCTGGATGCCGCTGATGATCCGGGATTTCGGCGTCACCGACGTGATGTCGGTCAGCCTGTATTCGGTGGTGCCCAACGCGGTGGGCGCGGTCGGCCTGATCGTGATCGCGCGCCACTCCGACCGCACCGGCGAGCGCCATCGCCATTTCCTGCTGTGCACCGCGGGCGGCGCGCTGGCGCTGGCGGCGCTGACCTTGCCGCTGCCGGGGCTGGCCGCGATGCTGGCTATCCTGTCGGTGGCGGCGGTGCTGATCTTTGCCGCGCTGCCGGTGTTCTGGGCGCTGCCGCCGGGCTACCTGCCCGGGGCCGGCACCGCCGCCGGCATCGCCTTTATCAGCAGCATCGGCATCACCAGCGGCATTGTCAGCCCGTGGGTGATCGGACAGATCAAGACCCGCACCGGCAGCCTCGACCATGCCCTCTACCTGCTGGCGGCGCTGCTGCTGGCAAGCGGCCTGGCGATGTGGCTGGGCGTGCCGAAACCGCCCGCGCGGCCGGCATGAACCCGGCCACGGGCAACTGCAATACCGGATGGTCCGCACCCGACGGGTGCGGCGTTCAGTGGGATCGGCCGCAGGGAATCACGGAGGCGATTTCCTCGCGCATCACCTCGACCACATCGTCGATCTCCAGCCCTTCGGCGGTGACCAGCACGTCCTGTCCGCGGCCGATGGCGTAGACC
Proteins encoded in this region:
- a CDS encoding MBL fold metallo-hydrolase is translated as MSKAFASQADLEAKQITFTQLSDNAWAYTAEGDPNSGVVIGDDGVLIVDTTATPAMAQDLIARIRTITDKPIKYVVLSHYHAVRVLGASAYFAEGAQQVIASRGTYEMIVERGEADMKSEIERFPRLFAGVETVPGLTWPTLVFEKEITLFLGKLEVRIAHLGSGHTKGDTVVWLPQQKVLFSGDLVEYDAACYCGDAQLAEWPATLDALQALNPEKLVPGRGPALTTPEDVKKGIAYTKDFVTTLFKSGQEAVAEKLDLKAAMAHTRRAMDPKFGHVFIYEHCLPFDVSRAYDEASGMRHPRIWTAQRDQEMWAALQD
- a CDS encoding FAD-dependent oxidoreductase produces the protein MSSIDYQRLSFAYQPCAEQQRAGQSAEAAPAAVHPVVVVGAGPVGLATAIDLAQRGVRVVLVDDDCTLSTGSRAICFSKRTLDIFDRLGCGERMVDKGVRWHVGRVFLRDEQVYSFDLLPDSGHRRPAFINLQQYYLEGYLLERAQALSNIEIRWHNKVVGVETRGSDAGVVLTVETPDGCYPLAARYVVAADGSRSPMRKLLGLDSKGRTFRDRFLIADVKMEADFPAERWFWFDPPFHPHQSVLLHRQPDNVWRIDFQLGWDADPVLEKSPERVIPRVQALLGKDVKFELEWVSVYTFSCQRMDSFRHGNILFAGDAAHGVSPFGARGANSGVQDAENLAWKLAYVLQGRACDRLLDTYASEREFAADENIRNSTRSTDFITPKSAASRVFRDAVLALSRRHAFARALVNSGRLSVPAVLHGSPLNTDDAAPDAAGNLVPGAVCCDAPVSGAEGAGWLLSYLGGDFTLLVFGNPETTDAATLAELAALKQAGAPLQLVYVTDAAQPPMTCTHATVLRDDEGLAAARYGAAPGTCYLVRPDQHVCARWHRPDPAAIRAALARATGADLRAPQPGRMAA
- a CDS encoding DUF2783 domain-containing protein — its product is MPNLLNTQPNLARPDDFYEALIEMHRDLDEAQSQAANAQLILLLANHIGDHDVLLAAMAAARAGVVASTETTPA
- a CDS encoding MFS transporter, with product MSHPVSGELSSLSSLARPAPAPAAPAAPATLATRDEDALYRKVWLRIIPFLFVCYVVSFLDRINIGFAQLQMKHDLGFSDAMYGLGAAVFYVGYVLCEVPSNMLLARFGARRTFTRIMVLWGVASVAMMAVSTPAQFYTLRFLLGVFEAGFFPGIVLYLTYWFPARRRAAVMAIFFAGVAVAGVLGGLVSGWIMRDMAGVLGLQGWKWMFAIEGAPAVLLGLAAGRLLVDGPQQAGWLSERERAHLLRDTAAHTQAGGHSLHALRQVLRNPRVYLFAFIYFSLTCGSLALSFWMPLMIRDFGVTDVMSVSLYSVVPNAVGAVGLIVIARHSDRTGERHRHFLLCTAGGALALAALTLPLPGLAAMLAILSVAAVLIFAALPVFWALPPGYLPGAGTAAGIAFISSIGITSGIVSPWVIGQIKTRTGSLDHALYLLAALLLASGLAMWLGVPKPPARPA